In Deltaproteobacteria bacterium, the following are encoded in one genomic region:
- a CDS encoding DUF192 domain-containing protein — protein MARTEREKAKGLMFRESLGKDEGMLFIYDREEMLSFWMKNTRIPLSIAFIDQQGRIVDIQDMEPFSLRTRVSARPAQYALEVNQGWFKKNGIDVGDSVHLPFTVPK, from the coding sequence GTGGCCCGAACGGAAAGGGAGAAAGCCAAAGGGTTGATGTTCCGGGAAAGCCTTGGAAAAGACGAAGGCATGCTCTTTATTTATGATCGGGAAGAAATGCTTTCTTTCTGGATGAAAAATACCCGCATCCCTCTTTCCATTGCTTTCATCGATCAACAAGGAAGGATCGTGGACATCCAGGATATGGAACCTTTCAGTCTGCGGACGCGCGTTTCCGCCCGGCCGGCCCAGTACGCCCTGGAAGTAAATCAGGGTTGGTTTAAAAAGAACGGAATCGATGTGGGAGATTCTGTTCACCTCCCTTTCACCGTCCCGAAATGA